A genome region from Candidatus Hydrogenedentota bacterium includes the following:
- a CDS encoding methylenetetrahydrofolate reductase C-terminal domain-containing protein, with amino-acid sequence MNFLARLLTRTENFAKGVLFDCHHCGQCVLSHTGYTQCPMACPRQVRNGPCGGSMDEHCEVFPDRPCVWARIHQLTDKNGTSTPPLLRSPDPKLFFTSSYMNYFTGKDLLARTPIPYLDLGTNRKQQPPQTASRLERKLRAGQFVFTSEIRSPRGAEPEKVQKQAELLRDHFDALNATAYLNGKPSMPSAIASAQIVKCGVEPICQSVCRDLTKTAFISELITNKMNGVHNSLCITGDYYQGDPGVKQVYDMDSALMIYEARYLREKGVIFFTGDTMKDPPKPFIAGAINPFTTPWNVPIRRLKQKVAAGVDFIQTQVILDLATFREFMRRVHEEGIDNDVFILAGLPVIISKKAFEMMPGVPGIRVPKHITERFAQTQDIVQEGVALAREMIAEVRAIPGVSGVHLMLFGLDHKVLPAVVEGLREKPAVELTAAECGS; translated from the coding sequence ATGAATTTCCTGGCAAGGCTTTTGACAAGGACGGAGAACTTCGCCAAGGGCGTATTGTTCGACTGTCATCACTGCGGGCAGTGCGTGCTGAGCCATACCGGCTACACGCAATGTCCGATGGCCTGTCCGCGACAGGTGCGCAACGGTCCGTGCGGCGGTTCGATGGACGAGCATTGCGAAGTGTTTCCGGATCGCCCCTGCGTCTGGGCGCGCATCCACCAACTGACCGACAAGAACGGCACGTCCACGCCGCCGCTGCTGCGGTCGCCGGACCCGAAACTGTTCTTCACGTCCTCGTATATGAACTATTTTACGGGCAAGGATCTGCTCGCCCGGACACCGATCCCGTATCTCGATCTGGGCACGAACCGCAAGCAACAGCCGCCGCAAACGGCCTCGCGGTTGGAACGCAAACTGCGCGCGGGGCAGTTCGTGTTTACGTCCGAAATCCGTTCGCCGCGCGGCGCCGAACCCGAAAAAGTGCAAAAGCAGGCCGAGTTGTTGCGGGACCATTTCGACGCGCTGAACGCGACGGCCTACCTCAACGGCAAGCCCTCGATGCCTTCGGCCATCGCCTCGGCGCAAATCGTGAAATGCGGCGTCGAACCGATCTGCCAGTCCGTCTGCCGCGACTTGACGAAGACGGCGTTCATCTCGGAATTGATCACGAACAAGATGAACGGCGTCCACAACTCGCTGTGCATCACCGGCGACTATTACCAGGGCGATCCGGGCGTGAAACAGGTTTACGACATGGATTCGGCGCTGATGATTTATGAGGCCCGTTACTTACGCGAGAAAGGCGTCATCTTTTTCACGGGCGACACGATGAAGGATCCGCCGAAACCGTTCATCGCCGGCGCGATCAACCCGTTCACGACGCCGTGGAACGTGCCCATCCGCCGTCTCAAGCAGAAAGTGGCGGCGGGCGTGGATTTCATCCAGACGCAGGTGATCCTCGATCTGGCGACGTTCAGGGAATTCATGCGCCGCGTGCACGAGGAAGGCATTGACAACGACGTGTTCATTCTGGCGGGGCTGCCGGTGATTATATCGAAGAAGGCCTTCGAGATGATGCCGGGCGTTCCGGGCATTCGCGTGCCGAAACACATTACGGAACGGTTTGCCCAAACGCAGGACATCGTGCAGGAAGGCGTCGCGCTGGCGCGCGAGATGATCGCGGAAGTCCGCGCGATCCCCGGTGTGTCGGGCGTGCACCTGATGTTGTTCGGCCTGGATCACAAGGTTTTGCCGGCTGTTGTCGAAGGATTGCGCGAAAAACCGGCGGTGGAGTTGACGGCGGCGGAGTGCGGATCGTAG
- a CDS encoding dihydropteroate synthase yields the protein MAIEGLTIIGESINDSVPSTKKLYEANDIEGLKELARAQDAGGASWIDVNVGLRSPEFMADMVRTIQGVTAKPLSIDTPDYDLAAAGLRAYDPARAGGKPPILNSISLMRTKMFALYREQPFMPLLLSCEHEENGASKPNRTAEENYASAKELVRIANAHGIPNEHCIIDPGIAPIGSDTEGITRMVLDTIAAVHADPELAGVHASVGLSNFTVMLPAKRADGTPVKGPLESAFLTLAIPRGLDFIIGSVKRNYQILPEDHPALICLRDVLTKSGYDGVMRVMEFYS from the coding sequence ATGGCCATCGAAGGATTGACGATTATCGGCGAGTCTATCAACGACTCGGTGCCCTCGACGAAGAAACTGTACGAGGCGAACGACATCGAAGGGTTGAAGGAACTCGCGCGTGCGCAGGACGCGGGCGGCGCGAGTTGGATTGACGTGAACGTCGGCCTGCGTTCGCCGGAGTTTATGGCGGACATGGTCCGCACGATCCAGGGTGTGACCGCGAAGCCGCTTTCGATCGACACGCCGGACTACGATCTCGCAGCCGCGGGACTTCGCGCGTACGATCCGGCGCGGGCCGGCGGCAAGCCGCCCATCCTCAATTCGATTTCACTCATGCGGACGAAGATGTTCGCGCTGTACCGCGAACAACCGTTCATGCCGCTGCTGCTGTCGTGCGAACACGAGGAAAACGGCGCGTCGAAACCCAACCGGACCGCGGAAGAAAACTACGCTTCCGCGAAGGAGCTTGTGCGGATTGCGAACGCGCACGGCATTCCAAACGAGCACTGCATAATCGATCCGGGCATTGCGCCCATCGGAAGCGACACGGAAGGCATCACGAGGATGGTGCTCGACACGATTGCCGCCGTCCACGCCGACCCGGAACTGGCGGGCGTGCACGCGTCGGTCGGCCTGAGCAATTTCACCGTGATGCTGCCCGCAAAGCGCGCGGACGGTACTCCCGTCAAGGGACCGCTTGAAAGCGCTTTTCTGACCTTGGCGATCCCGCGCGGCCTTGACTTCATCATCGGATCGGTGAAACGAAATTACCAGATTCTGCCGGAGGATCATCCGGCGTTGATCTGTTTGAGGGATGTGCTGACGAAAAGCGGTTACGACGGCGTAATGCGCGTGATGGAATTTTATTCGTAA
- the rho gene encoding transcription termination factor Rho — MMQTTGGPEVAIGDLKAMSMQELLDLARELNIEECSGLKKQDLIFKVLQASILKTGSLYGEGTLEILPDGFGFLRSADYSYLPGPDDIYVSPSQIRKFALRTGDTIQGHVRPPKEGERYFALLKVEAVNQETPDVARQRIIFDNLTPLHPDERFRLETTQDEVAMRIMDLICPIGKGQRGLIVAAPFTGKTVLLQKMANSIATNHPDVSVIVLLIDERPEEVTDMSRSVKGEVIASTFDEPPERHVQVAEMVLEKAKRLVEHKRDVVILLDSITRLARAYNVIVPASGKVLSGGVDANALQRPKRFFGAARNIEEGGSLTIVATALVETGSRMDDVIFEEFKGTGNMEIHLDRRLMEKRIFPAMDVVKSRTRKEELLVSQEELQRVWLLLRVLSPLETAEATELLVGKLKKTKTNHEFLAMMQKM, encoded by the coding sequence ATGATGCAGACCACCGGAGGGCCGGAAGTCGCCATCGGCGACCTCAAGGCCATGTCCATGCAGGAACTGCTCGATCTCGCGCGGGAACTCAACATCGAGGAATGCAGCGGCCTGAAAAAACAGGACCTGATCTTCAAGGTGCTCCAGGCGAGCATTCTGAAGACCGGATCGCTGTACGGCGAAGGCACGCTCGAAATCCTGCCCGACGGTTTCGGCTTTCTGCGTTCGGCGGACTATTCCTATCTCCCCGGTCCGGACGACATCTACGTCTCGCCGTCGCAGATCCGCAAGTTCGCCCTGCGCACCGGCGACACCATTCAGGGCCACGTCCGCCCGCCGAAGGAAGGCGAACGCTATTTTGCGCTGCTGAAAGTCGAGGCCGTCAACCAGGAAACGCCCGATGTCGCGCGGCAACGCATCATCTTCGACAACCTCACCCCCCTGCACCCCGACGAGCGTTTCCGCCTGGAAACGACGCAGGACGAGGTCGCCATGCGCATCATGGACCTCATCTGCCCCATCGGCAAGGGCCAGCGCGGGCTGATTGTCGCGGCCCCGTTTACCGGCAAGACGGTCCTGTTGCAGAAAATGGCCAACAGCATCGCCACGAACCACCCGGACGTGTCCGTAATCGTCCTGCTCATTGACGAACGCCCTGAAGAAGTCACCGACATGTCCCGCAGCGTCAAGGGCGAGGTCATCGCCTCGACGTTCGACGAACCGCCCGAACGCCACGTGCAGGTCGCCGAAATGGTGCTCGAAAAGGCCAAGCGCCTCGTCGAACACAAGCGCGACGTCGTGATTCTGCTCGACTCGATCACGCGCCTCGCCCGCGCCTACAACGTCATCGTGCCCGCCAGCGGCAAGGTCCTCTCCGGCGGTGTTGACGCCAATGCGCTCCAGCGGCCCAAGCGGTTCTTCGGCGCCGCGCGCAACATCGAGGAGGGCGGCAGCCTCACCATCGTCGCGACGGCGCTCGTCGAAACCGGCAGCCGCATGGACGACGTCATCTTCGAGGAGTTCAAGGGCACGGGCAACATGGAAATTCACCTCGACCGCCGCCTGATGGAAAAACGCATCTTCCCGGCGATGGACGTGGTCAAGTCGCGCACCCGCAAGGAAGAACTCCTCGTCTCCCAGGAAGAACTCCAGCGCGTGTGGCTGCTCCTGCGCGTGCTCAGCCCGCTCGAAACCGCCGAGGCCACCGAACTCCTCGTCGGAAAACTCAAGAAGACCAAGACCAACCACGAATTCCTCGCCATGATGCAGAAAATGTAA
- a CDS encoding pyrimidine/purine nucleoside phosphorylase yields MQEKFDNVSAICKANVYFDGKVVSHTILFPDGSKKTLGLIYPGSYNFNTGAAERMEVIAGACTVRLKGESEWKSYTEGTAFEIPANSSFDIAVESGLMQYICSFLA; encoded by the coding sequence ATGCAAGAGAAGTTCGACAACGTCAGCGCCATCTGCAAGGCCAATGTCTATTTCGACGGGAAAGTCGTCAGCCACACCATCCTGTTTCCCGACGGCTCCAAAAAAACACTCGGACTCATCTACCCCGGCTCGTACAATTTCAACACGGGCGCCGCGGAACGAATGGAAGTCATCGCGGGCGCATGCACCGTGCGCCTGAAAGGCGAGTCGGAATGGAAATCGTATACCGAAGGCACGGCCTTTGAAATCCCCGCGAATTCGTCGTTCGATATCGCCGTCGAAAGCGGCCTTATGCAGTACATCTGCTCGTTCCTGGCCTAA
- a CDS encoding GntR family transcriptional regulator produces the protein MDKGLQSASPLYELLVERYRDDILHRRLQPGDRLDSITQIQRKHGVARETAKRVLNILEQDGLVIQRAGKGTFVAEHGPKERIWGVVIPFVSIQYDDLLSKVSAHAAVHGREVRRFYSYNNWEEEVRLVARMQVERYEAVVVIPTLDESRTWDFYSRLSPSDAPVVLLDHTMTYRDFPFVVQSYDLGVVRALNYLLDRKSGAVAFVMNEGWTGRNMVLELMTETYRMVLRRRQPDLEPPIFDNVSRVSADAIRANGITGVFCCDDISAIQAIGRLREEGVAVPGEVCLASYGNTALARYFTPALTSVDPHNEEMADHLAGMLTSGLGRNEMRQYVVQPELVIRET, from the coding sequence ATGGACAAAGGCCTCCAATCGGCATCGCCGTTGTATGAACTGCTTGTCGAGCGGTATCGCGACGACATTCTGCACCGTCGCCTCCAGCCGGGCGACCGGCTGGATTCCATCACGCAAATCCAACGAAAACATGGGGTTGCACGGGAAACGGCCAAGCGCGTTCTCAACATTCTCGAACAGGACGGATTGGTGATTCAGCGGGCCGGCAAGGGAACCTTCGTCGCCGAGCACGGCCCAAAAGAGCGGATTTGGGGGGTCGTGATTCCGTTTGTTTCGATCCAGTACGACGATCTGCTATCGAAAGTGTCCGCCCATGCGGCCGTCCATGGACGCGAAGTGCGGCGCTTTTACAGTTACAACAACTGGGAAGAGGAAGTCCGGCTGGTGGCGCGAATGCAGGTGGAACGTTACGAGGCGGTTGTGGTGATCCCGACGCTCGACGAGTCGCGGACCTGGGATTTCTATTCGCGTTTGTCGCCCTCGGACGCGCCGGTGGTTCTGCTCGATCACACGATGACATACCGGGACTTTCCCTTTGTTGTACAGAGTTACGACCTGGGGGTCGTCCGTGCGTTGAATTATCTTTTGGACAGAAAATCGGGGGCGGTGGCGTTTGTTATGAATGAAGGATGGACGGGCCGGAACATGGTCCTTGAATTGATGACCGAGACATACCGGATGGTCCTGCGGCGCAGGCAGCCGGACTTGGAACCGCCGATCTTCGACAACGTGTCGCGGGTTAGCGCGGACGCGATTCGCGCGAACGGCATCACGGGCGTGTTCTGCTGCGACGACATCAGCGCGATTCAGGCGATTGGCCGCTTGCGCGAGGAAGGCGTGGCTGTCCCCGGCGAGGTGTGCCTTGCCAGTTACGGCAATACGGCCTTGGCGCGCTACTTTACGCCGGCGCTGACGTCCGTGGATCCGCACAACGAGGAAATGGCCGATCATCTGGCCGGAATGCTGACCAGCGGCCTCGGTCGAAACGAAATGCGGCAATACGTGGTTCAGCCGGAACTGGTCATCAGGGAGACGTAG
- a CDS encoding immunoglobulin domain-containing protein: MKTGCKSRVWLAVLVAVLAAGGAMAATVPDVRGMTQSAANTAITGAGLVLGMPVGYGKSANYPAGQIYRQSPAPGTTVDAGTAVKIVVSQGMPKPEPVFPWGTNPQTLLEVNSFCDAQQAIMDNTLLSLLPPEFTTFLSLLAPETGDLNGTTFVVIKDPYPDGELNFNIGGNGWLDCSLDLILIEAVLKDQTFNIPAGEKYAGLTHEMVYRALNVNAEQFEQDVGAYWMLLGQLANGLPQVLLGHMILGDGGATFSEPVPEDIPYNRIDSEGSAGFIQALMMLLGSTGYINNGVIDMNTYIRMPEYFAKDGDADGDGYTNEAEFLANDSDPAAYVLAALDPAIVPDAGDPPVITQQPASQTVNPGEPVTFGVSATGTEPLSYQWYKDGQELPGETAGAYAIASAMESLEGAYRCYVSNAAGLAISDPALLSVNDPIVITGHPQSLTVNPGGNADFQVEATGTPPLNYQWMKDGNAINGATEAAFTVVSAQESDEGGYAVMITNSVGSVASNTATLTVNDAVVIVAHPQSLTLNPGAGATFSVTAVGTPPLSYQWTKNGIAIAGATDASYAIASVQESDEGLYACGVTNEIGGVTSNAATLTVNDPPQVVVQPQSVTVNPGKNVTFIIAAAGTPPLSLQWKKNGADIPGATNAIYSIASAQQSDEGTYACSVANSAGSTISDGATLTVNDPPVITAQPESLTVEAGGSATFSVSATGTEPLGYQWQKGKSDIAGATDASYTIPNVQESDAGSYFCAVTNVAGSVVSDVATLTVTTAGEGEGEGEGEGEGEGEGEGEGEGEGEGEGEGEGEGEGEGEGEGEGETPETGCFGNKNLRDFNAAGFWTRVADVLLGVLGLGVIQFTKRSAS, from the coding sequence ATGAAGACAGGATGCAAGAGCAGGGTGTGGCTGGCGGTTCTTGTGGCGGTTCTCGCGGCGGGCGGCGCCATGGCGGCCACCGTGCCGGATGTGCGGGGAATGACGCAGTCGGCGGCCAACACGGCCATCACGGGAGCGGGGCTTGTGTTGGGCATGCCCGTGGGATACGGGAAAAGCGCCAACTATCCGGCGGGACAAATCTATCGGCAAAGCCCCGCGCCCGGCACGACGGTTGACGCCGGCACGGCGGTAAAAATCGTTGTTTCACAGGGAATGCCGAAACCCGAACCGGTATTTCCGTGGGGCACAAATCCGCAGACTTTATTAGAAGTAAACAGTTTCTGCGACGCGCAGCAGGCGATCATGGACAATACTTTGTTGTCGTTATTGCCGCCTGAATTCACGACCTTTTTGTCGCTTCTGGCGCCCGAAACAGGCGATTTGAACGGGACGACGTTCGTAGTCATCAAGGATCCGTATCCGGACGGCGAACTGAACTTCAATATCGGGGGAAACGGCTGGCTTGACTGCAGCCTCGACCTGATTTTGATTGAAGCGGTATTGAAGGATCAGACCTTCAATATTCCCGCCGGCGAGAAATATGCCGGGCTTACCCATGAGATGGTCTATCGGGCGCTCAACGTGAATGCCGAACAGTTCGAGCAGGATGTCGGTGCTTATTGGATGCTGCTCGGACAGCTTGCCAACGGGTTGCCGCAGGTGCTTCTCGGTCACATGATTCTGGGCGATGGCGGCGCTACGTTCAGCGAACCGGTGCCCGAGGACATCCCCTACAATCGCATTGATTCGGAAGGGTCGGCGGGTTTCATTCAGGCGTTGATGATGCTGCTGGGTTCGACGGGGTACATCAACAACGGCGTGATTGACATGAACACCTACATCCGGATGCCGGAATACTTCGCGAAAGACGGCGACGCGGACGGGGACGGCTACACGAACGAGGCGGAATTCCTCGCGAACGACAGCGATCCGGCGGCCTATGTTTTGGCCGCGTTGGATCCCGCCATCGTGCCCGATGCAGGCGATCCGCCGGTGATTACCCAGCAGCCCGCTTCCCAGACGGTCAATCCGGGCGAGCCCGTGACGTTCGGCGTGTCGGCGACCGGAACGGAGCCCCTGAGTTATCAGTGGTACAAGGACGGCCAGGAACTGCCGGGCGAAACCGCCGGCGCCTATGCGATCGCCAGCGCCATGGAATCCCTTGAAGGCGCATACCGGTGTTATGTGAGCAACGCCGCCGGTCTTGCCATTTCCGATCCGGCCCTGCTGTCGGTCAATGATCCGATCGTGATTACGGGCCATCCCCAATCCCTGACCGTCAATCCGGGCGGCAATGCCGATTTTCAGGTGGAGGCTACCGGTACGCCGCCGCTGAATTACCAATGGATGAAGGATGGAAACGCCATCAATGGCGCGACCGAGGCGGCCTTTACGGTCGTGTCGGCCCAGGAATCCGACGAGGGCGGCTATGCCGTCATGATTACCAATTCGGTTGGCAGCGTGGCGTCGAATACCGCGACCCTGACGGTCAACGATGCCGTGGTTATCGTCGCGCATCCGCAGTCGCTGACATTGAATCCGGGCGCGGGCGCGACTTTCAGCGTAACCGCCGTGGGCACGCCCCCGCTCAGTTACCAATGGACGAAGAACGGCATCGCAATCGCCGGGGCGACGGACGCCTCCTACGCCATTGCATCCGTCCAGGAATCGGATGAGGGGTTGTATGCTTGCGGCGTGACCAATGAAATCGGCGGCGTGACGTCGAATGCGGCGACATTGACCGTCAACGATCCGCCGCAGGTTGTGGTACAACCGCAGTCCGTCACCGTAAATCCGGGCAAGAACGTCACATTCATCATTGCTGCGGCCGGCACGCCCCCCCTGAGTTTACAGTGGAAAAAGAACGGCGCCGACATTCCCGGCGCGACGAACGCCATCTATTCCATCGCGTCCGCGCAGCAGTCCGACGAAGGAACGTATGCGTGTTCCGTTGCGAATTCAGCGGGAAGCACGATTTCGGACGGGGCAACCTTGACCGTCAACGATCCACCGGTCATTACGGCGCAACCCGAATCGCTCACGGTCGAGGCCGGCGGATCGGCGACTTTCTCCGTTTCGGCCACGGGAACGGAACCGCTCGGCTATCAGTGGCAGAAGGGCAAGAGCGACATCGCCGGCGCCACCGATGCCAGTTACACGATTCCAAACGTCCAGGAGTCGGACGCCGGCTCGTATTTCTGCGCGGTGACCAATGTCGCCGGATCGGTTGTATCGGACGTCGCGACATTGACCGTTACGACGGCCGGCGAAGGTGAAGGCGAGGGTGAAGGTGAAGGCGAAGGCGAGGGAGAAGGGGAGGGTGAAGGCGAAGGTGAAGGTGAGGGTGAAGGCGAAGGTGAAGGTGAAGGTGAGGGCGAAGGTGAAGGTGAGGGCGAAGGCGAAACGCCTGAAACCGGTTGCTTTGGCAACAAGAATCTGCGCGACTTCAATGCCGCCGGTTTCTGGACGCGCGTGGCCGACGTGCTGCTGGGTGTCCTCGGACTCGGCGTAATCCAGTTTACAAAGCGGTCCGCATCATAA
- a CDS encoding sigma-54 dependent transcriptional regulator produces the protein MAERILIVDDEKLIRWSLGESLRKAGYDVAEAEDGQSAETALRQGGIDLVLLDLRLPDMDGLSVMRRLHESLPGLPVIIITAYSSVAGAVEAMKCGAADYITKPFDLDELLIVVRRVMEHASIRQRLSRHAAEQKARFGLANVIGQSPPMEAVKELVRRVARGGSAGVLLLGESGSGKDLIARAIHCESDRAEGPFVNVTCTALPENLLESELFGYEKGAFTDARTMKKGLFEIAHGGTMFLDEIGDMPPALQAKLLRVLEEKAFKRIGGTQDIHVDARIVAATHRDLEEAIRTGRLREDLYYRLSAVPIHIPPLRDRLSDLPLLAEYFLHVYSDEFHRPYRPLSPEAIERLRAYAWPGNVRELRNVIERAVLLSEGTVIAAGDIVLGRAATPAQPADRFQFPLPPGGCRIGDVERDLVAQALERTHGNRTQAAELLGMTRDQIRYAIRKHGLE, from the coding sequence ATGGCTGAACGCATATTGATCGTGGACGACGAGAAACTTATCCGTTGGTCGCTGGGCGAGTCCTTGCGGAAGGCCGGTTACGACGTAGCCGAGGCCGAAGACGGCCAATCGGCGGAAACGGCGCTGCGGCAGGGCGGAATCGATCTGGTCCTGCTCGATTTGCGATTGCCCGACATGGACGGCCTGTCGGTCATGCGGCGTCTGCACGAGTCGCTGCCGGGTCTCCCCGTCATCATCATAACGGCGTATTCGAGCGTGGCCGGCGCCGTCGAGGCCATGAAATGCGGCGCGGCCGATTACATAACCAAGCCGTTCGATCTCGACGAATTGCTGATCGTCGTCCGACGCGTCATGGAACATGCCTCGATACGGCAACGCCTGTCCCGGCATGCCGCCGAGCAAAAGGCCCGGTTCGGCCTTGCCAACGTCATCGGCCAATCGCCCCCCATGGAAGCCGTCAAGGAGCTGGTCCGGCGGGTGGCGCGGGGCGGTTCCGCCGGCGTGCTTCTGCTCGGCGAGAGCGGGTCCGGCAAGGATCTGATCGCCCGGGCGATTCACTGCGAATCGGACCGGGCCGAGGGGCCGTTCGTCAACGTGACCTGCACCGCCCTGCCGGAGAACCTGCTCGAATCGGAGTTGTTCGGGTACGAAAAGGGCGCGTTCACCGACGCGCGCACCATGAAAAAAGGCCTGTTCGAGATTGCGCACGGCGGCACGATGTTCCTCGATGAAATCGGCGACATGCCCCCCGCGCTCCAAGCCAAACTGCTGCGCGTCCTCGAGGAGAAGGCGTTCAAGCGCATCGGCGGCACGCAGGACATCCACGTGGACGCGCGCATCGTCGCGGCGACCCACCGCGATCTGGAGGAGGCCATCCGGACCGGCCGCCTGAGGGAGGATTTATACTATCGGCTGAGCGCCGTTCCCATTCATATCCCCCCCCTGCGCGACCGCCTGTCGGATCTGCCCCTCCTGGCCGAGTATTTCCTGCACGTCTACAGCGATGAATTTCACCGCCCCTACCGCCCTCTCTCCCCCGAAGCCATCGAAAGGCTCCGGGCCTATGCGTGGCCGGGAAACGTCCGCGAACTGCGCAACGTCATTGAGCGCGCCGTCCTGCTCTCGGAAGGAACCGTCATCGCCGCCGGGGACATCGTACTGGGACGGGCGGCCACGCCGGCCCAACCGGCGGACCGCTTTCAATTCCCGCTTCCCCCCGGCGGCTGCCGGATCGGGGACGTCGAACGAGACCTAGTCGCCCAGGCGCTGGAGCGCACGCACGGCAACCGCACCCAGGCCGCCGAACTCCTTGGAATGACCCGCGATCAAATCCGATACGCCATCCGTAAACACGGACTCGAATGA
- a CDS encoding formate--tetrahydrofolate ligase, translating into MSGNRRNADMATLDPTKMPDWQIAEAAEKDMKTVYQIGEEMGVERMELLPYGHYVAKLDYMSILERLRDRPNGKYIDVTAITPTPLGEGKSTTTMGLIQGLGKCGKRVTGAIRQPSSGPTFNIKGSAAGGGLSQCIPLAEFSLGLTGDIDAVNNAHNLAMVALTSRLQHEFNYTDETLSKKKLKRLNIDPRNLAIKWTIDFCAQSLREIVIGIGGKMDGFMLRSGFQITVSSELMAILAVATNLEDMRRRIAKMVVAFDKWGNPIYTADLDVDGAMAALMNRALNPNLMQTIEGQPVLVHAGPFANIAIGQSSIVADRVALKLGDYHVTESGFGADIGFEKFWNLKCRYSGLVPNCAVLVATVRALKMHGGGPRVAPGKPIDRIYRESNPALVEKGLGNLFAHLETVQKSRIAPVVCINHFQTDSDDEINVIRQACESLGVRVAVSKHWALGGEGAVELAEAVLDACKDEPKFRLLYEDDTPVKDKITRIATEVYGASGVIYSELAEQKIKDIQADDDISKLGVCMVKTHLSLSHDPDKKGRPKEWTLPVRDVLLYQGAGVIVPVAGDINLMPGTASDPAYRKFDVDVRTGKVTGLF; encoded by the coding sequence CTGAGCGGCAACCGGAGGAACGCGGACATGGCAACACTCGACCCGACCAAGATGCCGGACTGGCAGATCGCCGAGGCGGCCGAAAAAGACATGAAGACCGTTTATCAGATTGGCGAGGAAATGGGTGTCGAGCGGATGGAACTGCTTCCATACGGCCATTACGTCGCCAAACTCGACTACATGAGCATCCTCGAACGGCTCCGCGACCGTCCGAACGGCAAATACATTGACGTGACGGCCATCACGCCGACGCCGTTGGGCGAGGGCAAGTCCACGACGACCATGGGGCTGATCCAGGGCTTGGGAAAATGCGGCAAACGCGTGACGGGCGCGATTCGGCAGCCGTCGAGCGGGCCGACCTTCAACATCAAGGGATCGGCGGCGGGCGGCGGGCTGAGCCAGTGCATCCCGCTGGCCGAGTTCAGCCTCGGATTGACGGGCGACATTGACGCGGTCAACAACGCGCACAACCTCGCGATGGTCGCGCTGACCAGCCGTCTCCAGCACGAGTTCAATTACACGGACGAAACGCTGTCGAAAAAGAAACTGAAACGGCTCAACATCGATCCGCGCAATCTTGCCATCAAGTGGACCATTGACTTCTGCGCGCAGTCGCTGCGCGAAATCGTGATCGGCATCGGCGGGAAGATGGACGGATTCATGCTGCGCAGCGGATTCCAGATTACGGTGTCGTCGGAGTTGATGGCCATTCTCGCCGTCGCGACGAACCTGGAGGACATGCGCCGCCGCATCGCGAAGATGGTCGTCGCCTTCGACAAATGGGGCAATCCGATTTATACGGCGGATCTCGACGTGGACGGCGCAATGGCGGCGCTCATGAACCGCGCGCTGAATCCGAACCTGATGCAGACCATCGAGGGGCAACCGGTGCTCGTGCACGCGGGGCCTTTCGCGAACATCGCCATCGGCCAGTCGTCCATCGTCGCGGATCGCGTGGCGCTGAAACTCGGCGATTACCACGTGACCGAAAGCGGTTTCGGCGCGGACATCGGTTTTGAAAAATTCTGGAATCTGAAATGCCGTTACAGCGGGCTGGTCCCGAACTGCGCGGTGCTGGTCGCGACGGTCCGTGCGCTCAAGATGCACGGCGGCGGGCCGCGGGTCGCGCCGGGCAAGCCGATCGATCGGATCTACCGCGAGTCGAACCCGGCGCTGGTCGAAAAGGGCCTCGGCAATCTGTTTGCGCATCTCGAAACCGTGCAGAAAAGCCGCATCGCGCCGGTTGTGTGCATCAACCATTTTCAGACGGATTCGGACGACGAAATAAACGTGATACGACAGGCGTGCGAATCGCTGGGCGTGCGCGTGGCGGTGTCCAAGCACTGGGCGCTGGGCGGCGAGGGCGCCGTCGAACTCGCGGAAGCCGTCCTGGACGCCTGCAAGGACGAGCCGAAGTTCCGCCTCCTTTACGAGGACGACACCCCCGTCAAGGACAAGATCACCCGAATCGCCACGGAGGTCTACGGCGCAAGCGGCGTGATCTATTCCGAACTCGCCGAGCAGAAGATCAAGGACATCCAAGCCGACGACGACATCAGCAAGCTGGGCGTCTGCATGGTCAAGACGCACCTGAGCCTGTCGCACGATCCCGACAAAAAGGGCCGCCCGAAGGAATGGACGCTGCCGGTGCGCGACGTGCTCCTGTATCAGGGCGCGGGCGTGATCGTGCCCGTTGCCGGCGACATCAACCTTATGCCCGGCACCGCGTCCGATCCCGCGTACCGCAAGTTCGACGTGGACGTGCGCACCGGAAAGGTCACGGGGCTGTTCTGA